In Bradyrhizobium lablabi, one DNA window encodes the following:
- a CDS encoding putative quinol monooxygenase — MSKVALYVPLEAKPGKEKEVADFLKSALPLVNAEPGTVTWFAIQEGPSSFAIFDTFNDEAGREAHLNGKVAAALMAKAGELLAKPPTIHKIDILTDKLPK; from the coding sequence ATGTCCAAGGTTGCGCTGTACGTTCCGCTCGAGGCCAAGCCGGGTAAAGAAAAGGAAGTCGCGGATTTCCTCAAATCGGCGCTGCCGCTGGTCAACGCCGAACCCGGCACGGTCACTTGGTTTGCAATCCAGGAAGGTCCATCGTCGTTCGCGATTTTCGACACGTTCAACGACGAGGCCGGGCGCGAGGCGCATCTCAATGGCAAGGTCGCCGCGGCGCTGATGGCGAAGGCGGGCGAATTGCTGGCCAAGCCGCCGACGATCCACAAGATCGATATCCTGACCGACAAGCTGCCAAAATAG
- a CDS encoding YdhR family protein, translating into MITAIVLYDLPPSIGLEECRAHFTKIAPDFLKAKGFVRKQFICRKEGGVAGGVYMWETQADAEAFYSGPWRDGIRARYGNDPKIQYFETVALTDKATGKAGAI; encoded by the coding sequence ATGATTACCGCCATCGTTCTCTATGACCTGCCGCCGTCGATCGGCCTCGAGGAATGCCGCGCGCATTTCACCAAGATCGCGCCGGATTTCCTGAAAGCAAAAGGTTTTGTCCGCAAGCAGTTCATCTGCCGGAAGGAAGGCGGCGTCGCCGGCGGCGTCTATATGTGGGAGACCCAAGCCGACGCCGAAGCGTTTTACAGCGGGCCCTGGCGCGACGGCATCCGCGCGCGCTACGGCAACGACCCGAAGATCCAGTATTTTGAAACGGTCGCGCTGACCGACAAGGCGACGGGTAAGGCCGGCGCGATCTAG
- a CDS encoding ABC transporter ATP-binding protein, translating into MSDAPIIAARGVTRRFGGLLALDGIDLDVPRGIVQAIIGPNGSGKTTLLNALSGASHADSGSIRIDGNEVFRLKPHRITRLGLARTFQTIRIFTDLSVLENVKVAASCNINASLFGIVTANALQRQNEAEIERSAREALDIVGLSRRAGDRAAQLPYAQQRLLEIARALATKPSVLLLDEPAAGMNMTESMTLLDTIAKLKHRGITILLVEHNVRLVMGISDRVAVLDFGKKIAEGAPADVQRNPLVIEAYLGRRHRHA; encoded by the coding sequence ATGAGCGATGCACCAATCATCGCCGCGCGCGGCGTCACCCGGCGGTTCGGCGGCCTGTTGGCGCTCGATGGCATCGACCTCGATGTTCCCCGCGGCATCGTGCAGGCGATCATCGGGCCCAATGGTTCGGGCAAGACCACGCTGCTCAATGCGTTGAGCGGAGCCTCGCATGCGGATTCCGGCTCGATACGTATCGACGGGAACGAAGTCTTCCGGCTCAAGCCGCACCGGATCACCCGGCTCGGACTCGCACGCACCTTCCAGACCATCCGAATCTTCACCGATCTCAGCGTGCTCGAAAACGTGAAGGTCGCGGCCAGCTGCAACATCAATGCATCGCTATTCGGCATCGTGACGGCGAATGCGCTGCAAAGACAGAATGAAGCCGAGATCGAGCGCTCGGCGCGCGAGGCGCTTGACATCGTCGGCCTTTCCCGCCGCGCCGGCGACCGTGCCGCGCAGCTACCTTACGCGCAACAGCGCCTCCTGGAGATCGCCCGCGCGCTGGCCACAAAGCCCAGCGTACTCTTGTTGGACGAACCCGCGGCCGGCATGAACATGACCGAAAGCATGACGTTGCTGGATACGATTGCAAAACTGAAACACCGGGGCATCACGATCCTTCTGGTCGAGCACAATGTGCGACTGGTGATGGGCATCAGCGACCGCGTCGCGGTTTTGGATTTCGGCAAGAAGATCGCCGAAGGCGCGCCCGCCGACGTCCAGCGCAATCCACTCGTGATCGAGGCCTATCTCGGCAGGCGGCACCGCCATGCTTAA
- a CDS encoding TetR/AcrR family transcriptional regulator, whose protein sequence is MAPKIVEGARRGRGRPSVFDRDAVLDKAMKLFWERGYQGTSFDDLIAAMGISASSFYNSFGSKEELYCEATQSYLDSSGRWFFGILNDEATDTRTAFSRLFAATAEEFTRGDHPPGCMISLACTQTPPALESIREVMVEHRAFSEGTMAERLRKGIADGDVPEDTDVDMLAAYFSAVARGLAGQARDGASREKLTEIGRLAMRAWPAGKAKRRSTPVKSKGRA, encoded by the coding sequence ATGGCACCAAAAATAGTCGAAGGCGCCAGGCGTGGCCGCGGAAGGCCGTCGGTGTTCGACCGCGACGCCGTGCTCGATAAAGCGATGAAGCTGTTCTGGGAGCGCGGCTATCAAGGCACGTCGTTCGACGATCTGATCGCCGCCATGGGGATCAGCGCCTCGAGCTTTTACAATTCGTTCGGCAGCAAGGAGGAGCTCTATTGCGAGGCCACGCAATCCTACCTCGATTCGTCCGGTCGCTGGTTCTTCGGCATCCTCAATGACGAAGCCACCGACACCCGAACGGCTTTTTCGCGTCTGTTTGCCGCGACCGCAGAGGAGTTCACGCGCGGCGATCATCCGCCGGGCTGCATGATCTCGCTGGCGTGTACGCAGACCCCGCCGGCGCTGGAGAGCATTCGTGAAGTGATGGTTGAGCATCGCGCCTTTTCGGAAGGCACGATGGCGGAGCGCCTTCGCAAGGGGATCGCCGACGGGGACGTGCCAGAGGACACCGACGTCGACATGCTCGCTGCCTATTTCAGCGCGGTGGCGCGTGGACTAGCGGGGCAGGCGCGCGACGGCGCGTCGCGCGAGAAGCTGACGGAAATAGGCCGTCTGGCCATGCGCGCCTGGCCGGCGGGCAAGGCTAAGAGACGATCAACGCCGGTGAAATCAAAGGGAAGAGCATGA
- a CDS encoding ABC transporter ATP-binding protein, which yields MLKVENLHVSYGHIEVLKGISFTVEMGEIVALIGGNGAGKTTTLATVSGLLRPASGKIFWKGEVIHTTAVETIVAAGIAHCPEGRRIFPGLTVRENLLTGTASRSYKKSEVEDDLALVFELFPRLKERIKQGGWSLSGGEQQMLAIGRALMSRPNLLMLDEPSLGLAPIVIEQVFDKIVELNRRTGLGVLLVEQNSAMALEIAARAFVLETGTITLSGPSATLADDPRVREAYLGG from the coding sequence ATGCTTAAGGTCGAAAACCTGCACGTTTCCTATGGCCATATAGAAGTGCTGAAGGGCATTTCCTTCACCGTCGAGATGGGCGAGATCGTCGCGTTGATCGGCGGCAACGGCGCCGGCAAGACCACGACGCTCGCTACCGTGTCCGGCCTGCTGCGCCCGGCCTCGGGCAAAATCTTCTGGAAGGGCGAAGTCATCCACACGACAGCGGTCGAGACCATCGTCGCCGCCGGCATCGCGCATTGCCCGGAGGGGCGACGGATTTTTCCGGGCCTGACCGTGCGCGAGAACCTGCTCACCGGCACGGCGTCGCGCTCTTACAAAAAATCCGAAGTCGAGGACGATCTGGCGCTGGTGTTCGAACTGTTTCCGCGACTGAAGGAGCGCATCAAGCAGGGCGGATGGTCGCTGTCCGGCGGCGAGCAGCAGATGCTCGCGATCGGCCGCGCGCTGATGAGCCGCCCCAATCTGTTGATGCTGGACGAGCCGTCGCTGGGGCTGGCGCCGATCGTCATCGAGCAGGTGTTCGACAAGATCGTCGAACTCAACCGCCGCACCGGGCTCGGCGTGCTGCTCGTGGAACAAAATTCGGCGATGGCGCTGGAAATCGCCGCCCGCGCCTTTGTGCTGGAGACCGGAACCATCACGCTGTCCGGACCATCCGCCACGCTAGCCGACGATCCGCGCGTGCGCGAGGCGTATCTGGGAGGGTGA
- a CDS encoding efflux RND transporter periplasmic adaptor subunit produces the protein MDGITDQISDHSSFESDAAGLPDQRRAGAWRVGAAGVALAVLAAFTYLGIFHHREARAVAPPAALPLVTVSKPLQRAVDTRLGFLGQFSAIDRIELRAQVGGTLTEIHFKDGQIVHKGDLLFVIDPRPYEIKLAQANAQLQTAKARVAFASNQLTRAQSLRRNEFATQETVDQRTSDQDASEAAVEDAKARIRDAQLDLEYCRVTAPFTGRIGARQVSIGSLVAGSRAAVSPTTLLATLVSLDPLYLDFDMSESDYLTFARERARVAGPLADGVLIGLSDENSLTREGTLDFVDNSLDRSSGTIHARATVPNHDLFLAPGQFARLSVTVAPPTQAALLPDSAVVLDQSQHLVMTVGRDGTVTPKIVQIGELRGGLRVIKSGLEAGDRVVIDGLVRAIPGTKVAPQDGAIRYDAATDGQG, from the coding sequence ATGGACGGTATCACCGATCAAATCAGCGATCATTCCAGCTTTGAAAGCGACGCGGCCGGGTTACCTGACCAACGGCGGGCCGGGGCCTGGAGGGTAGGCGCAGCAGGCGTGGCCTTGGCGGTCCTTGCCGCGTTCACGTATCTGGGCATTTTCCATCACAGGGAGGCTCGAGCGGTCGCGCCACCAGCGGCACTTCCGCTCGTAACGGTAAGCAAGCCCTTGCAGCGCGCGGTCGACACCCGGCTTGGATTTCTCGGCCAGTTTTCTGCGATCGACAGAATAGAACTGCGGGCTCAGGTTGGAGGTACTCTGACTGAAATCCACTTCAAGGATGGCCAGATCGTCCACAAAGGCGATCTTCTTTTCGTCATCGACCCCCGCCCATATGAAATCAAGCTTGCGCAGGCAAACGCCCAATTACAGACAGCGAAGGCACGTGTCGCGTTTGCGAGCAACCAGCTTACGCGCGCACAATCGCTTCGCCGCAACGAGTTCGCGACCCAGGAGACGGTCGATCAACGTACCTCCGACCAGGACGCCTCAGAGGCCGCCGTCGAAGACGCCAAGGCGCGCATACGCGATGCCCAGCTTGACCTTGAATACTGCCGCGTCACCGCTCCCTTTACGGGACGCATCGGCGCCCGCCAGGTTTCGATCGGAAGCCTGGTCGCGGGCAGCCGTGCGGCGGTCAGTCCGACGACCCTGCTGGCGACGCTGGTTTCGCTCGATCCTCTCTATCTCGACTTCGACATGAGCGAATCCGATTATCTGACGTTTGCGCGCGAACGCGCGCGCGTCGCGGGTCCGCTCGCCGACGGGGTCTTGATCGGCTTGAGCGATGAGAACAGCCTCACGCGCGAAGGAACACTCGACTTTGTCGACAATTCCCTCGATCGTTCGAGCGGAACGATACACGCGCGCGCGACAGTGCCCAATCACGATCTCTTCCTCGCGCCGGGGCAATTTGCACGGCTGAGCGTGACGGTCGCACCGCCCACGCAGGCCGCCCTGTTACCTGACTCTGCAGTCGTGCTCGATCAGTCGCAGCACCTGGTCATGACGGTTGGTCGGGATGGAACCGTTACGCCGAAGATCGTGCAAATCGGCGAGCTTCGCGGTGGACTGCGCGTCATCAAATCCGGCCTGGAGGCGGGCGACCGCGTCGTCATCGATGGTCTGGTGCGAGCCATTCCGGGCACCAAGGTCGCGCCCCAGGACGGCGCGATCCGCTATGACGCCGCCACCGACGGCCAAGGTTAG